In the Theobroma cacao cultivar B97-61/B2 chromosome 1, Criollo_cocoa_genome_V2, whole genome shotgun sequence genome, one interval contains:
- the LOC108661813 gene encoding uncharacterized protein LOC108661813, protein MKNKAAVFLKQVMSSVWVSSISRAKSLAVKGKMSAAKARLVMFTLMKSKKAVLLTSISNNIHGLLGDKESGEDHQSKAIVPYIDAAANYYGEENEDEDKYPDLTHCLFDEEELELEAEAQGGSIIDMVRNSKEEGEDFSLEDEIDHVADLFITRFYKQMRLQKLLSFKRHQEMLERSI, encoded by the coding sequence ATGAAGAACAAGGCAGCTGTTTTCTTGAAACAGGTCATGTCTTCGGTGTGGGTGAGTTCCATTTCCAGAGCCAAATCCCTGGCAGTGAAGGGCAAAATGAGTGCAGCCAAGGCCCGGCTTGTCATGTTCACTCTGATGAAGAGCAAGAAGGCGGTTTTGCTTACTTCTATCTCTAACAACATTCACGGACTCCTTGGCGACAAGGAAAGTGGCGAAGACCACCAAAGCAAAGCCATAGTTCCATACATTGATGCGGCAGCTAATTATTATGGAGAGGAGAACGAGGATGAGGATAAGTACCCTGATCTGACCCACTGTTTGTTTGATGAGGAGGAACTGGAGTTGGAGGCCGAAGCTCAGGGTGGGTCCATCATTGACATGGTGAGGAACTCCAAAGAGGAAGGAGAAGATTTCAGCTTGGAAGACGAGATTGATCACGTTGCAGACTTGTTCATAACCAGGTTTTACAAACAAATGCGCCTGCAAAAGCTCTTGTCTTTCAAGAGGCATCAAGAAATGCTGGAGAGAAGCATTTAG
- the LOC18612949 gene encoding protein SRC2 homolog: MDWSSLELKVISCKDLKAFNFFQKLSVYSVVSIVNEQAKKKEEQHKRLQRQKTSIDRGGKNPEWNHVFQFDLKSLPSEETDRLFLKFDLRHEGLVGRTIGEVRVPLKDLIEEFCGVVRFVSYQVRNSDGKPNGVLNFSYKLIGGSKNSGNASPQVDSSSEKQFSSEKVVYPKVELDNQSRYVHYPSVDDACNPQRQISFPSPVLECQTPGYYSWNSAIQLPMQVPLPRFVPGTYLQYSRSSPVAQPSETHWYRVESTCYSSGLQRFNGLG, encoded by the coding sequence ATGGATTGGAGTTCTCTGGAGCTCAAAGTAATTTCCTGCAAAGATCTCAAGGCCTTCAATTTCTTCCAGAAACTCTCAGTCTACTCAGTCGTCTCTATTGTGAATGaacaagcaaagaagaaagaagagcaACACAAACGTCTGCAGCGTCAGAAAACATCTATCGACAGAGGAGGCAAGAACCCTGAATGGAATCATGTATTTCAGTTCGATCTCAAGAGCTTGCCTTCAGAAGAAACTGATCGTCTTTTTCTCAAGTTTGATTTGCGTCATGAAGGTTTAGTTGGCAGAACCATCGGCGAAGTACGTGTTCCGTTAAAGGATTTGATAGAAGAATTCTGTGGAGTTGTGAGATTTGTGAGTTACCAGGTTCGAAACAGTGATGGGAAGCCTAACGGGGTACTGAATTTTTCCTATAAGTTGATTGGGGGAAGCAAAAACAGTGGCAATGCTTCTCCACAAGTTGACTCGTCATCTGAGAAGCAATTTTCCTCTGAAAAAGTGGTTTACCCCAAGGTGGAACTAGATAATCAGTCGAGATATGTTCATTATCCTTCCGTAGATGATGCTTGCAATCCTCAACGCCAGATTAGTTTCCCTTCTCCAGTATTGGAATGTCAAACACCGGGGTATTACAGTTGGAATTCAGCAATTCAGTTGCCAATGCAGGTTCCCCTGCCGCGGTTTGTACCCGGAACATACCTTCAATATTCAAGATCATCACCAGTGGCGCAGCCTTCTGAGACACATTGGTACAGAGTGGAGTCAACGTGCTACAGTAGCGGCCTGCAGAGGTTCAATGGGCTAGGGTAA
- the LOC18612950 gene encoding probable 3-beta-hydroxysteroid-Delta(8),Delta(7)-isomerase, which translates to MEHPYVPRDLQLPGYVAISLSQSTILGVFGLASLFVVSLVWIVSGRLRKVSNLDRFLMCWWAFTGLTHMILEGYFAFSPEFYKDKAGFYLAEVWKEYSKGDSRYAGRDAAIVTVEGITAVLEGPTSLLAVYAIAKGKGYSYTLQFAISLGQLYGTLVYFITAYLDGDNFAASPFYYYAYYVLANSFWVLIPSLIAVRCWKKISLAVQGQSQKKNKVR; encoded by the exons ATGGAGCATCCATACGTGCCGAGAGATCTGCAACTGCCTGGATATGTCGCCATCTCCCTCTCGCAGTCCACCATTCTCGGCGTCTTTGGTCTGGCTTCTCTGTTTGTCGTCTCGCTTGTGTGGATCGTCTCTG GGAGATTGCGCAAGGTATCTAACCTTGATAGATTCCTCATGTGCTGGTGGGCTTTCACTGGACTTACACATATGATTCTTGAAGGTTATTTTGCTTTCTCTCCTGAATTCTACAAAGACAAGGCAGGATTTTATCTTGCTGAAGTTT GGAAAGAATACAGCAAAGGTGACTCAAGATATGCAGGGAGGGATGCCGCAATTGTTACTGTTGAAGGAATAACTGCAGTTCTGGAAGGTCCTACTAGCCTTCTAGCAGT GTATGCTATAGCCAAAGGGAAGGGGTACAGCTACACACTCCAGTTTGCCATCTCCCTGGGACAGCTCTATGGAACTCTTGTATATTTCATAACGGCTTACTTGGATGGTGATAACTTTGCTGCTAGCCCATTTTATTATTATGCATACTATGTTTTGGCAAATTCCTTCTGGGTTCTGATACCCTCACTCATTGCTGTCCGGTGTTGGAAGAAAATTTCTCTGGCGGTGCAGGGCCAAAGCCAGAAGAAGAACAAGGTTCGCTGA